The nucleotide window AGGAGTAGCACGGATCGAGCGAGCAGACTATAAGTGCAGCGTCTGCTATGGTGTTGCCACGGAACTGATAACGCAAGCTAGGCCAGTTGTTGTATGTGGCTGCACGTGCTCTCCAGCGATAGACTTTTTGTGCGCTACCTTGCATGATCCAGTGGACGTTTTCTCCACGTGGGGCTTCGACGTAGCCAAGCGCAAAATGCTCAGGCTTTATCATAGTCTTTGGATCTATGGCAATAGGCGTTTGCGGCATAAGCTCAAAGCACTGGCGTATGATATTTATGCTCTCTTTTAGCTCATAATATCGCACCGTCTCACGAGCTAGCACGTCGCCGTCTTGCTCTGTATGCACCTTAAACTCGAGCTTGTTGAAAAAGTCATATGGGTGGTCGTAACGGCTATCACGCTTAAAGCCGCTTGCACGCATATTTGGCCCTACTGGACTAAAATCACGAGCGACTTGCTTTTCTAGCACGCCCACGCCACGCCAGCGTGAAATTTGACGCTTATCGTCTATTACTGCGTCCCAGACTTCGCTTATTTGCACGTCTAAGTCATTTACGATTTTTAGCGCTCTTTTTATCTCGTGATCGGTCATATCACGGCGTAGTCCGCCCATTATGACGTTGCCATATGTCTTGCGTCCGCCAGTAACGAGCTGAGCTAGCTCCATAGAGTACTCACGCACCCTAAAAATATGCATAAAGGCGGAGTAGTTGCCCGTTACTTCGCAAGCTAGTCCGATGTTTAAAAGATGAGAGTGCAGGCGTTCTATCTCAAGACATATCACTCGTATGGCTTGTGCCCGCTCTGGAATTTCAAGCCGTATCGCCTTTTCGGCCGCTTCTATACAGGCTATGGCGTGAGCGTAGCCACAAATTCCACAAATCCGCTCTGCCAAATAGCCCATCTGATCGTAGTTCATTCTATTTTCAGCTAGCTTCTCCATGCCCCTGTGCTGATAAAATAGGCGGTAATCAGCGTCTATTATCTCATCGCCATCGCAAAACAGCCTAAAATGCCCTGGCTCATCGCTAGTTACGTGCAGTGGCCCAAGGGGAATATCCACTACTGCGTCGCCTT belongs to Campylobacter sp. 19-13652 and includes:
- a CDS encoding NADH-quinone oxidoreductase subunit C, with product MRGENFVKILKTKVNVLETTYQADDQLTVLVDRNDLVRAVATLYYDIGGFMSTMIANDERAINGNYALYYVLSMEGAKMSEQDEFAADEKCFITVKTLVPPSDMSYPSVTLAVPACVWYEREAYDMFGLVAEGLPDKRRLVLSDDWPDGLYPLRKDAMDYRYRPAPVDHRDEPEAPFIYPQGDAVVDIPLGPLHVTSDEPGHFRLFCDGDEIIDADYRLFYQHRGMEKLAENRMNYDQMGYLAERICGICGYAHAIACIEAAEKAIRLEIPERAQAIRVICLEIERLHSHLLNIGLACEVTGNYSAFMHIFRVREYSMELAQLVTGGRKTYGNVIMGGLRRDMTDHEIKRALKIVNDLDVQISEVWDAVIDDKRQISRWRGVGVLEKQVARDFSPVGPNMRASGFKRDSRYDHPYDFFNKLEFKVHTEQDGDVLARETVRYYELKESINIIRQCFELMPQTPIAIDPKTMIKPEHFALGYVEAPRGENVHWIMQGSAQKVYRWRARAATYNNWPSLRYQFRGNTIADAALIVCSLDPCYSCTDRVTIVDVKSKKSKILTEKDLKRYARTLKDSPLKDLR